A stretch of Camelina sativa cultivar DH55 chromosome 18, Cs, whole genome shotgun sequence DNA encodes these proteins:
- the LOC104761457 gene encoding uncharacterized protein LOC104761457, with amino-acid sequence MENQSPASSTNSSSPPKHDQKLKSVVVSEEQEVTMKPKSPQEVMSERTILEKPRFILETVRATSDDENYLCDVCEREFPSRRSLSAHQKFHRKEQELKRQRLLFGSNLSDDAYLGPSDSNEGLSFSRFRCGGGDSSSSIRPHLFSTGEGVKQMETTMFPPHALDRSLTGNPSYSPSQAFSNDEDHINLDLTLGPSKPTGGSSNSIKNNTNSYLDMEATRRTTNLFGPVCPRVPPFNFVAGNPYDSFPGRYVPLFGNTNPCHDLFSLQGNGMGSSHPKRLFSTGVPPFAPPYPTSTNLCHDLFSLQGNGMGSSHPKRLFSTGVPPFAPPYPTSTNLCHDLFSLKENGMGSSSHSRLLPSMETNKFKVPPNPTSTNLCNNLFPLQENGLAVQSKSLISKGKAKVMVPEDEDDDDDDEDEDDDDDADDVKDTELRWLTKKKRSRPA; translated from the coding sequence ATGGAGAACCAATCACCTGCTTCTTCAACAAACTCCTCCTCCCCACCCAAACATGATCAGAAACTCAAAAGTGTCGTTGTGTCCGAGGAGCAGGAGGTGACGATGAAACCAAAGTCTCCTCAAGAGGTTATGTCTGAACGGACTATCCTTGAGAAGCCTCGTTTCATTTTAGAGACAGTGCGAGCAACAAGCGATGACGAAAACTACCTCTGTGATGTCTGCGAGAGGGAGTTCCCAAGCCGGAGGTCACTTTCCGCTCACCAGAAATTCCACAGAAAGGAGCAAGAATTGAAGAGGCAGCGGCTTTTGTTCGGGTCAAACCTTTCTGATGATGCTTATCTTGGTCCTTCCGACAGCAATGAAGGGTTGTCATTTTCGCGTTTTAGGTGTGGAGGAGGCgatagcagcagcagcatcagGCCTCACCTGTTCTCCACTGGCGAAGGAGTCAAACAAATGGAGACGACCATGTTTCCTCCTCATGCTCTAGACCGCTCCCTCACCGGGAACCCTAGCTATAGCCCTTCACAAGCTTTTTCCAATGATGAGGATCATATTAATCTTGATCTCACTCTTGGTCCTTCTAAGCCCACAGGAGGCAGCAGCAATAGCATTAAAAACAACACTAACTCATACTTGGATATGGAAGCCACTAGGAGAACAACGAATTTGTTCGGTCCCGTGTGTCCTCGTGTGCCTCCATTCAATTTTGTTGCTGGAAACCCATATGATTCATTCCCAGGAAGATATGTTCCTCTTTTTGGAAATACCAATCCTTgtcatgatttgttttctttgcaagGGAATGGAATGGGCTCAAGTCACCCGAAAAGACTCTTCTCAACGGGAGTTCCTCCTTTTGCTCCTCCTTATCCAACGTCCACAAATCTTTgtcatgatttgttttctttgcaagGGAATGGAATGGGCTCAAGTCACCCGAAAAGACTCTTCTCAACGGGAGTTCCTCCTTTTGCTCCTCCTTATCCAACGTCCACAAATCTTTgtcatgatttgttttctttgaaagagAATGGAATGGGCTCATCAAGTCACTCAAGACTTCTCCCCTCAATGGAAACGAACAAATTCAAGGTGCCTCCTAATCCAACGTCCACAAATctttgtaataatttgtttcctttacAAGAGAATGGTTTAGCTGTTCAATCAAAAAGTCTCATCTCAAAGGGGAAAGCCAAAGTCATGGTGcctgaagatgaagatgatgatgatgatgatgaggatgaggatgatgatgatgatgctgatgatgtTAAGGATACCGAGCTAAGGTGGctgaccaagaaaaaaagatcaagaCCAGCCTAG
- the LOC104761458 gene encoding uncharacterized protein LOC104761458 — protein MEISKTLLLLTALVAATCFLQAKAAGVYCSNPYTRCYRKYINCPEECPSTTAMNSKNKVCYADCDRPTCKSQCRMRKPNCNRPGSACYDPRFIGGDGIVFYFHGKSNEEFSLVSESNLQINGRFIGHRPAGRARDFTWIQALGFLFNSHKFSLEAAKTASWDNEVDHLKFSFDGQDLSVPEETLSTWYSPNKDIKIERVSMRNSVIVTIKDKAEIMINVVPVTKEDDRIHSYKVPSDDCFAHLEVQFRFFNLSPKVDGILGRTYKPDFQNPAKAGVAMPVVGGEDSFKTSSLLSNDCKTCIFSDTQADIDSVKSEIAYATLDCTRGASSGYGIVCRK, from the exons ATGGAGATCTCAAAGACCCTTTTGCTACTGACGGCTCTGGTGGCTGCAACTTGTTTCTTGCAAGCCAAGGCAGCTGGAGTTTATTGTAGTAACCCGTACACTCGATGTTACCGCAAGTACATTAACTGTCCAGAGGAATGTCCAAGCACAACAGCCATGAACTCCAAGAACAAAGTCTGCTACGCCGATTGCGATAGACCCACCTGCAAATCCCAATGCCGCA TGAGGAAACCAAATTGCAACAGACCTGGATCAGCTTGTTATGACCCGAGGTTCATTGGAGGAGACGGCATTGTCTTCTACTTTCATGGAAAGAGCAATGAAGAGTTTAGCCTCGTCTCTGAATCTAACCTTCAGATCAATGGTAGGTTCATTGGTCACAGACCCGCTGGTCGTGCCAGAGACTTCACATGGATCCAAGCCCTCGGATTCCTCTTCAACTCCCACAAATTCTCCCTCGAAGCCGCGAAAACCGCCTCATGGGACAATGAAGTCGACcatctcaaattctcttttGATGGCCAAGATCTATCTGTCCCAGAAGAAACTCTCTCCACCTG gtACTCACCAAACAAGGACATCAAGATCGAGAGAGTGAGTATGAGAAACAGCGTGATCGTGACAATCAAAGACAAAGCCGAGATCATGATCAATGTGGTTCCAGTGACAAAAGAAGACGACAGAATCCACAGCTACAAAGTACCATCAGATGACTGTTTTGCACATCTTGAGGTTCAGTTCAGATTCTTTAACCTTTCACCTAAGGTAGATGGAATCTTGGGACGAACCTACAAGCCTGATTTCCAGAATCCCGCTAAGGCCGGAGTCGCCATGCCAGTCGTTGGTGGTGAAGACAGCTTCAAGACTTCTTCTCTACTCTCCAATGACTGTAAAACTTGCATCTTCTCTGATACACAAGCAGATATTGATTCAGTTAAGTCAGAGATCGCATATGCAACTTTGGATTGTACCCGTGGAGCCTCTTCTGGATACGGTATCGTGTGcaggaagtaa
- the LOC104761459 gene encoding receptor-like protein kinase THESEUS 1, which produces MVFTKSLLLLLLFLSCYTTSSSALFNPPDNYLISCGSSQNITFQNRIFVPDSLHSSLVLKIGNSSVATSATSSSSSSIYQTARVFSGLASYRFKITSLGRHWIRLHFSPIKNSTWNLRSASITVVTDDFVLLNDFSFKNFNGSYLFKEYTVNVTSEFLTLSFIPSNDSVVFVNAIEVVSVPDSLIPDQALALNPSTPFSGLSQLAFETVYRLNMGGPLLTSQNDTLGRQWDNDAEYLHVNSSVLVVTANPSSIKYSASVTQETAPNMVYATADTMGEANVASPSFNVTWVLPVDPDFRYFVRVHFCDVVSQALNTLVFNLYVNDDLALGSLDLSTLTNGLKVPYFKDFISNGSVESPNVLTVSVGPDSQADITNATMNGLEVLKISNEAKSLSGVSSVKSLVPGGSDKGKKKAVIIGSAVGSFFVVLMIAVCCYCCLVASRKKRSTSPQEAGNGHPWLPLPLYGLSQTLTKSTASHKSATASCISLASTHLGRCFMFQEIMDATNKFDESSLLGVGGFGRVYKGTLEDGTKVAVKRGNPRSEQGMAEFRTEIEMLSKLRHRHLVSLIGYCDERSEMILVYEYMANGPLRSHLYGADLPPLSWKQRLEICIGAARGLHYLHTGASQSIIHRDVKTTNILLDENLVAKVADFGLSKTGPSLDQTHVSTAVKGSFGYLDPEYFRRQQLTEKSDVYSFGVVLMEVLCCRPALNPVLPREQVNIAEWAMAWQKKGLLDQIMDSNLTGKVNPASLKKFGETAEKCLAEYGVDRPSMGDVLWNLEYALQLEETSSALMEPDDNSTNHIPGIPMAPMEPFDNSMSIIDRGGGGGVNSGTGTDDDAEDATTSAVFSQLVHPRGR; this is translated from the coding sequence ATGGTGTTCACAAAAtcattacttcttcttcttttgttcctCTCTTGTTATACAACTTCTTCATCTGCCTTGTTCAATCCTCCGGACAATTACTTGATCTCTTGTGGCTCATCACAAAACATAACCTTTCAAAACAGAATCTTTGTTCCGGATTCACTCCACTCATCTCTTGTACTCAAAATCGGAAACTCTTCAGTAGCAACATCAGCCACTTCCAGTTCCAGCAGTTCGATCTACCAAACCGCTCGTGTTTTCTCCGGTTTAGCTTCTTACAGATTCAAAATCACTTCTTTGGGTCGTCATTGGATCCGTCTTCATTTCTCACCAATCAAGAACTCTACTTGGAACTTACGCTCTGCTTCAATCACTGTTGTCACAGACGACTTCGTTCTCTTGAACGACTTCTCTTTCAAGAACTTCAACGGCTCTTACCTCTTCAAGGAGTACACAGTCAATGTCACTTCAGAGTTCTTGACTTTGAGTTTCATTCCATCAAACGATTCGGTGGTGTTTGTCAACGCGATTGAGGTTGTCTCTGTTCCGGATAGTCTTATCCCTGATCAAGCTTTGGCTTTAAACCCTTCAACTCCGTTCAGTGGTCTCTCTCAGCTTGCGTTTGAAACAGTCTACAGGTTAAACATGGGAGGACCTTTGTTGACTTCTCAAAACGATACGTTGGGGAGACAATGGGATAACGATGCAGAGTATCTCCATGTGAACAGCTCTGTTCTTGTCGTGACGGCGAACCCTTCTTCGATTAAGTACTCTGCTTCCGTGACTCAAGAAACAGCTCCAAACATGGTTTATGCTACTGCTGATACAATGGGTGAAGCTAATGTAGCGAGTCCGAGTTTTAACGTTACTTGGGTTCTCCCTGTAGATCCAGACTTCAGGTACTTTGTTCGTGTTCATTTCTGTGATGTCGTGAGTCAAGCTTTGAACACGCTTGTTTTCAATCTTTATGTGAATGATGATCTTGCTCTTGGAAGTCTTGATCTCTCTACGTTGACTAATGGTCTTAAAGTTCCttactttaaagattttatcTCCAATGGTTCCGTTGAGTCTCCCAATGTTTTAACCGTTAGCGTTGGGCCTGATTCACAAGCAGATATCACTAACGCAACTATGAATGGGTTAGAGGTTTTGAAGATTAGTAATGAAGCTAAGAGCTTAAGTGGTGTTTCTTCGGTTAAGTCACTTGTTCCTGGAGGATCAGATAAGGGAAAGAAGAAAGCTGTGATCATTGGTTCTGCTGTTGGTTCGTTCTTTGTAGTTCTGATGATCGCAGTTTGTTGTTACTGCTGTTTGGTTGCTTCAAGGAAGAAGCGATCAACGAGTCCTCAAGAAGCTGGTAATGGACATCCATGGCTGCCGTTGCCTTTATATGGACTGTCTCAGACTCTTACCAAATCAACAGCTTCTCACAAGAGTGCTACAGCTAGTTGCATTTCGTTAGCTTCTACGCATCTTGGCCGTTGCTTTATGTTTCAAGAAATCATGGATGCTACTAATAAGTTCGATGAGAGCTCGTTGCTTGGTGTTGGTGGATTCGGTAGGGTTTAtaaaggaactttggaagacgGGACTAAAGTCGCGGTTAAAAGAGGTAATCCAAGATCCGAGCAAGGTATGGCTGAGTTCAGAACCGAGATCGAAATGTTGTCCAAACTCAGACATCGACATCTCGTCTCTTTAATAGGTTACTGTGACGAGAGATCCGAAATGATTCTGGTTTACGAGTACATGGCTAATGGACCGTTGAGGAGTCATCTCTATGGAGCTGATCTTCCTCCATTGTCATGGAAACAAAGACTCGAGATATGCATTGGTGCAGCGAGAGGATTACATTATCTACACACCGGTGCATCTCAAAGCATTATACACCGTGACGTGAAGACCACGAATATTTTACTCGATGAGAATCTAGTGGCTAAAGTTGCTGACTTTGGACTATCCAAAACTGGCCCTTCACTTGATCAAACCCATGTGAGCACGGCGGTTAAAGGAAGCTTCGGTTATCTCGACCCTGAATACTTCAGGAGACAGCAGTTAACAGAGAAGTCCGACGTGTACTCGTTCGGTGTTGTACTAATGGAAGTTCTATGTTGTAGACCTGCTTTAAACCCGGTGTTACCGAGGGAACAAGTGAACATAGCGGAATGGGCAATGGCGTGGCAGAAGAAGGGTCTGCTCGATCAGATCATGGACAGTAACTTAACAGGGAAAGTGAATCCAGCATCGCTTAAGAAATTTGGAGAAACCGCTGAGAAATGTTTGGCTGAATACGGTGTGGACCGGCCTTCTATGGGAGATGTACTGTGGAACTTGGAGTACGCGTTACAGCTAGAAGAAACATCTTCGGCTTTGATGGAGCCTGATGACAATAGCACAAACCATATTCCAGGGATACCAATGGCACCAATGGAGCCGTTTGATAACAGTATGAGTATAATtgatagaggaggaggaggaggagtaaaTTCAGGGACAGGTACTGATGATGATGCGGAAGACGCGACTACGAGTGCTGTGTTTTCGCAGCTTGTTCATCCTCGTGGAAggtag